In the genome of Dethiobacter alkaliphilus AHT 1, the window CCAACCTGCCCAAGGGTTTGCGAGAACAACTGGCCCAGAAAGCTGTGCCTGGGTTTTTGAGTGTGGTGACTGAGCAGGTATCTGAGGACGGCACGGAGAAATATTTATTCGCCCTGCCCGACGGCCAGACGGTGGAGACGGTGGTGCTGCCCTATGATATCGGCTTTAGCGCCTGCATTTCCACCCAGGTTGGCTGTAAAATGGGCTGTTTATTTTGTGCTTCCGGCTTACCCGGGTTTGTGCGCAATTTAACGGCGGCTGAAATCATGGCCCAGGTCCTGCAGGTGAAAAATGCACTGCGCAAACGGGGCAAAGAATTAAAAAGCCTGGTGCTGATGGGCTCCGGCGAGCCCCTTGACAATTTCAGGGAAACCATCGCTTTTCTGGAGGCGGTGCGTGATCCGCAAAAGCTGGCCATGAGCCTGCGGCATGTGACTTTGTCCACATCAGGACTGGTGCCAAAGATTGAGGAGTTAGCCAAGCTGGGCTGGCCGCTGAATCTGGCAGTTTCATTGCATGCTTCCAACAACCGTGTACGTGATAAGATTATGCCCGTCAATAAAACGTACCCGCTGGAGCCGTTGCTGAGCGCCTGTGATACCTATAGCCGGGCCACCGGCCGCCGGGT includes:
- the rlmN gene encoding 23S rRNA (adenine(2503)-C(2))-methyltransferase RlmN, producing MDKVNLLELSTSELQEFFQSLGQPAFRAKQVMDWLYQQGAQTFNEMTNLPKGLREQLAQKAVPGFLSVVTEQVSEDGTEKYLFALPDGQTVETVVLPYDIGFSACISTQVGCKMGCLFCASGLPGFVRNLTAAEIMAQVLQVKNALRKRGKELKSLVLMGSGEPLDNFRETIAFLEAVRDPQKLAMSLRHVTLSTSGLVPKIEELAKLGWPLNLAVSLHASNNRVRDKIMPVNKTYPLEPLLSACDTYSRATGRRVTYEYILIDRLNDKTEHAKELASLLKGRLCHVNLIPLNAVDELGLKPSPQNTVKQFRDTLRQKGVNVTVRRKLGADIAAACGQLRNEYLGEC